In a genomic window of Candidatus Neomarinimicrobiota bacterium:
- a CDS encoding adenosylcobalamin-dependent ribonucleoside-diphosphate reductase — protein sequence MAEAMEFPFADSDGQKEQIKSLVEEQVREIERSENGKTAVPEPYTIESYYKGDNLGADILKNKYLAPWEQHPYQLWQRQAQALAGVEKTKRLQTEWEEKFMSILEDFRFTPGGRIMHGAGRDDITTTLNNCYVVGIQDDSINAIYKTIEEEARTYKFGGGCGHDLSVLRPSGDTINGTGGESCGPVGFMNLFSENTNTIAQHGRRGANMQTLRVDHPDIEKFISIKTGNVDMVKYSNISVLLTHQFMDAVEKDSDFDLCWDGKIYKTIQARKLWDTIIHHAHTSAEPGLLFWETMTDYHNAEYCSPLVSTNPCAEQPLPDGGCCNLGSINLERYVDDKGNFMIDSFKECVQYATRFLDNVIDYNLDRHALETQQVNAKNDRRIGLGILGLGDMLVKMGIKYDSNDALETIDQVMKIFRDTSYETSANLAREKGGFPNFDWEGYHKSKFVKNLPKRLRDKIQENGVRNATILTVPPTGSGAIVAQVTSGIEPIFATSYMRRVKKNDGGYGKTFSEYKVVHPVIEKLFGSDKNLPDHVVTAHDIDPYFRVKLQGVIQKYIDSSISSTVNLPNNIDVEAVGDIYMTAYKEGLKGITVYREGSREGILITDKKEDLSTNGEIDEELQTKARGTKAPRNRPGITQGQTRRIRTGEGSLYITINEDENGLCEIFTTIGKAGGNAAAQSEAISRLISLALRSGINPTSIVKQLKGISGPNPAWEDGRLVLSTPDAIGKALDDYLKDIQTKDQKDEHPSAQFTMVSEAETSGKPVTDFTFKNITTCPDCGSTVNHEAGCVTCPGCGFSKCE from the coding sequence ATGGCTGAAGCTATGGAATTTCCTTTTGCAGATTCGGATGGGCAAAAGGAACAAATCAAATCTCTTGTAGAGGAACAAGTCCGCGAAATCGAACGTTCAGAAAACGGAAAAACTGCCGTTCCTGAACCCTATACGATAGAATCTTATTACAAAGGCGACAATCTCGGCGCCGATATTCTTAAAAATAAATACCTCGCTCCTTGGGAGCAGCATCCGTACCAACTCTGGCAGCGGCAAGCTCAGGCGTTGGCCGGGGTTGAAAAAACCAAACGCCTGCAAACCGAGTGGGAAGAAAAATTTATGTCCATTTTAGAGGACTTTCGATTCACGCCCGGAGGACGCATCATGCACGGTGCCGGCCGTGACGACATTACCACAACGCTCAATAACTGCTATGTGGTAGGCATTCAGGACGACTCAATCAATGCGATATATAAAACGATTGAAGAAGAGGCGCGGACTTATAAATTTGGCGGTGGATGCGGTCATGACTTATCCGTCCTTCGCCCTTCCGGGGATACCATCAATGGGACCGGTGGTGAATCATGCGGTCCTGTAGGATTCATGAACCTATTCAGCGAAAATACCAATACTATCGCCCAACATGGACGGCGTGGCGCAAATATGCAGACGCTTCGCGTGGACCATCCTGACATTGAAAAATTTATCAGCATTAAAACCGGTAACGTTGATATGGTGAAATATTCGAATATTTCTGTTCTATTAACGCATCAATTTATGGATGCAGTCGAGAAAGACTCTGATTTTGATCTCTGCTGGGACGGAAAAATTTACAAAACCATCCAAGCACGCAAACTATGGGATACTATCATTCATCACGCGCACACTAGCGCCGAACCGGGACTGCTTTTCTGGGAAACCATGACAGATTATCATAATGCAGAATATTGTAGCCCACTTGTGTCCACAAATCCTTGCGCCGAGCAACCTTTGCCGGATGGAGGATGTTGTAATCTCGGCTCTATCAACCTTGAACGATATGTTGATGACAAAGGAAATTTTATGATAGATTCGTTTAAAGAATGCGTGCAATACGCCACAAGATTTTTAGATAATGTCATTGATTATAATCTGGACCGCCATGCGCTGGAAACCCAGCAGGTTAATGCCAAAAATGACCGCCGTATCGGCCTCGGAATCCTCGGACTTGGTGATATGCTCGTAAAGATGGGCATCAAATACGATAGTAATGATGCATTGGAAACGATTGATCAGGTTATGAAAATTTTCCGTGATACATCCTATGAAACCAGCGCTAATCTTGCGCGAGAAAAAGGCGGTTTTCCAAATTTTGACTGGGAAGGCTACCACAAAAGTAAATTCGTTAAAAATCTTCCTAAACGACTCCGGGATAAAATTCAGGAGAACGGTGTACGAAATGCTACCATTCTGACGGTGCCTCCCACGGGAAGTGGTGCCATTGTTGCACAAGTCACCTCTGGAATTGAACCCATTTTTGCAACATCCTACATGCGTCGTGTAAAGAAAAATGATGGCGGTTATGGAAAAACATTTTCTGAATACAAAGTTGTACATCCCGTCATTGAAAAACTATTTGGCTCAGATAAAAATCTTCCAGACCACGTTGTTACCGCACATGACATTGATCCGTATTTTCGGGTAAAACTGCAAGGTGTAATCCAAAAATATATTGATTCATCCATTTCTTCAACGGTGAATCTTCCGAATAATATTGATGTTGAGGCGGTTGGTGATATTTATATGACGGCGTATAAAGAAGGTTTAAAAGGTATTACTGTGTACCGTGAAGGCAGTCGTGAAGGAATTCTCATCACCGATAAAAAAGAAGATCTTTCTACAAACGGTGAAATAGATGAGGAACTTCAGACAAAAGCCCGAGGAACTAAGGCACCGCGAAACCGACCCGGCATTACTCAAGGGCAAACTAGAAGAATCCGAACCGGCGAAGGATCCCTTTATATTACTATTAATGAAGATGAAAACGGTTTATGTGAAATTTTTACGACCATCGGAAAGGCAGGTGGAAACGCCGCTGCACAGTCCGAAGCGATAAGTCGGCTTATTTCTTTGGCATTGCGATCTGGAATCAACCCAACCTCAATTGTGAAACAACTAAAAGGAATTAGCGGTCCAAATCCCGCCTGGGAAGATGGCCGGCTTGTGCTTTCTACCCCTGATGCTATCGGAAAAGCATTGGATGACTACCTGAAAGACATCCAGACTAAAGATCAAAAGGATGAACATCCAAGTGCACAATTCACTATGGTGTCCGAGGCAGAAACCAGCGGGAAACCTGTTACGGATTTTACATTTAAAAATATCACAACTTGTCCGGACTGCGGGAGCACCGTCAATCATGAAGCCGGATGCGTTACGTGCCCCGGATGTGGTTTTTCAAAATGTGAATAA